A single window of Microbispora hainanensis DNA harbors:
- a CDS encoding helix-turn-helix transcriptional regulator, producing the protein MSIVPPPPLVGRATELRTLIDAVTRPPAVVLVEGEAGIGKTRLVRAALDRLPSGDRAVLLGYCHQIREPFPYGPVFEALRDIRGRLPAAHRLNPVIGALRDHLPELDGALPPSPQPLDDPRAERHRVFRAIRALLAAVGPAVLVVEDLHWADDGTLDLLRFLAGQPPQGLAVVATCRRDGVTGPPLGRAYRHQPDTTSVVVRLTPLDASGVASLAGALLERSDLSPGFVTRLHERTAGIPFVVEELVRSLPASPPGTDDPDALDRAVDRAGVPLLLREAMAERMAGLSPAAAAAVRAAAVLRLPADERLITAVGADPAALSSAVLSSSAFGPSALGPSALGPSALGPSALGPAVVSPAALDPAGQGLAGPDSTGPGPVASGAAGLAEALRAGVLHEHPGGRYGFRHALAQQAVYDAIPGPERRAAHVRAMAALAATDAPPLVQLAFHARQAGDTDAWVRHGAAAAQQAAALGDTALAVEVVEGMLDDPDLPVRNRGPLVLMLSRFAATGLSHQRVVRLLRQVLRGDFLSRGVRGEVRLNLGVVLSNQAGDAAAGRPEIMAALAELTDRPTLAARGWASMAMPEWGAESLAEHAEWMARAEALVATADNPELSAAVLANRASFEMTTGSPGAFDVAARLPADDPRTGVRREVARAYCNLHDSATTVGLYAAAERFGREGRRLALETGAQYPAFLLDASTIRREWLTGRWDGLRDRAASLSESATETPLVAVDLWLVLGLLALATGEWEEAVRQFHRAGLDAPEARNVPVVTAAAGGLVDLHLARGAVNEAAAEAEAAVARLRRKGVWVWGAGLVPPAVAAFARVGRMETAAELVDEYAAGIAGRVAPAAHAALDAAQGALAAARLRHADAAAFFARAREAYAALPQPYAAARAAEGEAGARLALGDRAAATGFREAAETYGMLGATHDAARCRRVLRDIGVDVPLPRGGRRGAGTLSQREREVARLVALGRTNREIADVLFLSTRTVETHVATVLRKLGVRSRTQIAPPA; encoded by the coding sequence ATGAGCATCGTGCCCCCGCCCCCGCTGGTCGGACGCGCCACTGAGCTGCGGACTCTCATCGACGCGGTGACCCGCCCCCCGGCGGTCGTGCTGGTGGAGGGCGAGGCGGGCATCGGAAAAACCCGGCTCGTCCGCGCCGCGCTCGACCGCCTGCCGTCCGGCGACCGGGCCGTCCTCCTCGGCTACTGCCACCAGATCCGCGAGCCCTTCCCGTACGGGCCGGTCTTCGAGGCGCTGCGGGACATCAGGGGACGGCTCCCGGCGGCGCACCGGCTCAACCCGGTCATCGGCGCGCTCCGCGACCACCTCCCCGAGCTGGACGGCGCGCTGCCGCCGTCGCCACAGCCCCTGGACGACCCGCGGGCCGAACGCCACCGGGTGTTCCGCGCGATACGCGCCCTGCTGGCGGCGGTGGGACCGGCCGTGCTCGTCGTGGAGGACCTGCACTGGGCCGACGACGGCACGCTCGACCTGCTGCGCTTCCTGGCCGGGCAGCCGCCGCAGGGGCTGGCGGTGGTCGCGACGTGCCGCCGCGACGGCGTCACCGGCCCGCCGCTCGGCCGGGCCTACCGGCACCAGCCCGACACGACCAGCGTGGTCGTACGGCTCACGCCGCTGGACGCGTCAGGCGTGGCCAGCCTGGCCGGCGCGCTTCTGGAGCGGTCCGATCTGTCACCGGGGTTCGTCACGCGGCTGCACGAGCGCACGGCGGGCATCCCGTTCGTGGTGGAGGAGCTGGTCCGATCCCTGCCCGCCTCGCCGCCCGGCACGGACGACCCGGACGCGCTCGACCGCGCCGTCGACCGGGCGGGCGTCCCGCTGCTGCTGCGCGAGGCGATGGCCGAGCGGATGGCCGGTCTTTCCCCGGCGGCGGCCGCGGCGGTCCGGGCGGCGGCGGTGCTGCGGCTCCCCGCGGACGAGCGGCTCATCACCGCGGTCGGCGCCGACCCCGCCGCGCTGAGCTCTGCTGTCCTGAGCTCTTCTGCGTTCGGCCCTTCTGCGCTGGGCCCTTCTGCGCTGGGCCCTTCTGCGCTGGGCCCTTCTGCGCTGGGCCCTGCTGTCGTGAGCCCCGCCGCCCTTGACCCTGCCGGGCAGGGCCTCGCCGGGCCGGACTCCACCGGACCGGGTCCTGTCGCATCGGGCGCTGCGGGGCTGGCCGAGGCGCTGCGCGCCGGAGTCCTGCACGAGCACCCCGGCGGCCGGTACGGCTTCCGCCACGCGCTGGCCCAGCAGGCCGTCTACGACGCCATCCCCGGCCCGGAACGCCGTGCCGCGCACGTCCGGGCGATGGCCGCGCTCGCGGCGACGGACGCGCCGCCACTGGTGCAACTGGCCTTCCACGCCCGGCAGGCCGGGGACACCGACGCCTGGGTGCGCCACGGGGCCGCCGCCGCCCAGCAGGCCGCCGCGCTGGGCGACACCGCCCTCGCCGTCGAGGTGGTCGAGGGCATGCTCGACGACCCCGATCTCCCGGTGCGCAACAGAGGTCCGCTGGTGCTGATGCTGAGCCGCTTCGCGGCGACGGGCCTGTCGCACCAGCGGGTGGTGCGGCTGCTGCGCCAGGTGCTGCGGGGCGATTTCCTGTCCCGCGGCGTCCGCGGCGAGGTGCGGCTCAACCTCGGGGTGGTCCTGTCCAACCAGGCGGGCGACGCCGCCGCGGGACGGCCGGAGATCATGGCCGCCCTCGCCGAGCTGACCGACCGGCCGACGCTCGCCGCCCGCGGCTGGGCCAGCATGGCGATGCCCGAGTGGGGCGCCGAGTCGCTGGCGGAGCACGCGGAATGGATGGCGAGGGCCGAGGCGCTCGTCGCCACCGCAGACAACCCGGAGCTGTCGGCCGCGGTCCTGGCCAACCGTGCTTCCTTCGAGATGACGACCGGCTCTCCCGGCGCGTTCGACGTCGCCGCCCGGCTGCCGGCCGACGACCCGCGTACGGGGGTCCGGCGGGAGGTCGCCCGCGCCTACTGCAACCTCCACGACTCGGCGACGACCGTGGGCCTCTACGCGGCGGCCGAGCGATTCGGCCGGGAGGGGCGGCGGCTCGCCCTGGAGACCGGCGCGCAGTATCCCGCCTTCCTCCTCGACGCCTCCACGATCCGCAGGGAGTGGCTCACCGGGCGATGGGACGGGCTGCGCGACCGGGCGGCGTCCCTGAGCGAGTCGGCCACGGAGACGCCGCTGGTCGCGGTGGACCTGTGGCTGGTGCTCGGGCTGCTCGCCCTCGCGACGGGCGAATGGGAGGAGGCGGTCAGGCAGTTCCACCGCGCGGGGCTGGACGCGCCGGAGGCCCGCAACGTCCCGGTCGTGACGGCCGCCGCCGGTGGGCTCGTCGATCTGCATCTCGCCCGTGGGGCGGTGAACGAGGCGGCCGCGGAGGCCGAGGCGGCGGTCGCCCGGCTGCGCCGCAAGGGCGTGTGGGTGTGGGGCGCGGGCCTCGTCCCGCCGGCCGTGGCCGCGTTCGCCCGGGTGGGCCGCATGGAGACGGCGGCGGAGCTGGTGGACGAGTACGCCGCCGGGATCGCGGGCCGGGTGGCGCCCGCCGCGCACGCCGCGCTCGACGCCGCCCAGGGCGCGCTCGCCGCCGCGCGGCTCCGGCACGCCGACGCCGCCGCGTTCTTCGCCCGGGCCCGGGAGGCGTACGCCGCCCTGCCCCAGCCGTACGCGGCGGCGCGGGCGGCCGAAGGAGAGGCGGGAGCCCGGCTCGCGCTCGGGGACCGTGCCGCGGCGACGGGCTTCCGGGAGGCCGCGGAGACGTACGGCATGCTCGGCGCCACCCACGACGCCGCCCGGTGCAGGCGGGTGCTGCGCGACATCGGGGTTGACGTCCCGCTCCCGCGCGGCGGGCGGCGCGGCGCCGGGACGCTGTCGCAGCGGGAGCGGGAGGTGGCCCGGCTCGTCGCGCTCGGCCGTACCAACCGTGAGATCGCCGACGTGCTCTTCCTGTCCACGCGCACCGTCGAGACCCACGTCGCGACCGTGCTGCGCAAGCTCGGCGTGCGGTCGCGGACCCAGATCGCGCCGCCCGCCTGA
- a CDS encoding PP2C family protein-serine/threonine phosphatase: MVGEIGRPGSVLGLLPKIRLTDVDVDLAPGDVVLFYTDGVVEARRGEDLYGEDRLRRLLGASRAMDAAGIAEAVVDEAVAFQSGLPRDDIAVLVLKIPA, encoded by the coding sequence ATGGTCGGCGAGATCGGGCGACCCGGCAGCGTCCTCGGCCTGCTGCCCAAGATCAGGCTGACCGACGTCGACGTCGATCTCGCCCCCGGCGACGTGGTCCTCTTCTACACCGACGGCGTCGTCGAGGCGCGCAGGGGCGAGGACCTGTACGGCGAGGACCGGCTGCGGCGCCTGCTCGGCGCCTCCCGCGCCATGGACGCCGCGGGGATCGCCGAGGCGGTCGTGGACGAGGCCGTCGCCTTCCAGTCCGGGCTGCCGCGCGACGACATCGCCGTCCTCGTGCTCAAGATCCCCGCCTGA
- a CDS encoding ISL3 family transposase translates to MVNDTTRLLGLEGLAVVDVVAAGEDSRQGPIVHLVTADESARACPECGVFAARVKEWVTTRPRDLPVAGRRCDLRWRKRRWYCDEPACPRGTFTEHVAQVPARARLTVRLRQAAGEAVADRGRTIVQSARDHGVSWPVACAAFTAHAQRVLPGQPAPVTVLGIDEIRRGRPRWTWDETTGTWQTVVDRWHVGFVDLSGGQGLLGQVEGRTSTAVTGWLGQRTQAWRDGVTFVAIDMCTIFKSAVRVALPQARLVVDHFHIVQLANAAVTEVRRRVTVQVRGRRGRKGNREWELRNRLTRSAARMHGSQLDPMVDDLMALPRRIGVPILAAWNAKEDLLDLLALARTHPDRSVVAGRLFRFYDRCAASGLPELERLASTVETWWPEILAFIHTGITNAGSEGTNRVIKTVARDAYGFRNPENQRLRTRCATTRRSRGFLNPA, encoded by the coding sequence ATGGTCAACGATACGACCCGGCTGCTGGGCCTGGAGGGCCTGGCCGTCGTCGACGTCGTCGCAGCAGGTGAAGACAGCAGGCAGGGGCCGATCGTGCATCTGGTCACCGCCGACGAGAGCGCTCGGGCCTGCCCCGAGTGCGGGGTGTTCGCGGCCCGGGTCAAGGAGTGGGTGACCACCCGCCCGCGTGACCTACCGGTCGCGGGCCGCCGCTGTGACCTGCGCTGGCGTAAACGCCGGTGGTACTGCGACGAGCCGGCCTGCCCGAGAGGGACGTTCACCGAGCACGTCGCACAGGTCCCGGCCCGGGCCCGGCTGACGGTGCGATTACGCCAGGCCGCCGGGGAAGCCGTCGCCGACCGTGGGAGGACGATCGTGCAGTCGGCTCGCGACCACGGCGTGTCCTGGCCGGTGGCCTGTGCGGCGTTCACCGCGCACGCCCAGCGGGTGCTGCCCGGTCAGCCCGCCCCCGTCACGGTGCTGGGGATCGATGAGATCCGCCGAGGCCGGCCCCGCTGGACCTGGGATGAGACCACCGGCACCTGGCAGACCGTCGTGGACCGATGGCATGTCGGCTTCGTCGACCTGTCCGGCGGGCAAGGCCTGCTCGGCCAGGTCGAAGGCCGTACCAGCACTGCTGTCACCGGCTGGCTCGGCCAGCGTACTCAGGCCTGGCGTGATGGCGTGACCTTCGTCGCGATCGACATGTGCACCATCTTCAAATCCGCCGTCCGGGTGGCGTTACCGCAGGCCAGGCTGGTGGTCGACCACTTCCACATCGTGCAGCTGGCCAACGCCGCCGTCACCGAGGTCCGCCGCCGCGTCACCGTCCAGGTGCGGGGCAGGCGCGGGCGCAAGGGCAACCGCGAATGGGAACTACGTAACCGGCTGACCCGCTCGGCCGCCCGGATGCACGGCTCGCAACTCGACCCGATGGTCGATGACCTGATGGCGCTACCGAGGCGGATCGGAGTGCCGATCCTGGCCGCGTGGAACGCCAAGGAAGACCTGCTCGACCTGCTCGCCTTGGCGCGCACCCACCCCGATCGCTCCGTCGTCGCCGGCCGGCTGTTCCGCTTCTATGACCGCTGCGCCGCCTCCGGCCTGCCTGAACTGGAACGCCTGGCGAGCACGGTCGAGACCTGGTGGCCCGAGATCCTCGCGTTCATCCACACCGGCATCACCAACGCCGGCTCCGAGGGCACCAACCGCGTGATCAAGACCGTCGCCCGCGACGCGTACGGCTTCCGCAACCCCGAAAACCAGCGGTTACGCACCCGCTGCGCCACCACCCGACGAAGCCGCGGATTCCTCAACCCCGCTTAA
- a CDS encoding lysophospholipid acyltransferase family protein, with translation MAEIVYPPVLWTALTAFKLLDIRFRMEGTERIPRSGGAVLVSNHVSYLDFIFAGFAAHPAGRLVRFMAKKEVFDHPVSGPLMRGMHHIPVDRSAGAGAYDAAVQALKDGEIVGNFAEATISRSFTIKEIKSGPIRMAAEAGVPVIPVALWGGQRLWTKGRPRRLLQRHVPITILVGEPVLPGVGDDIAALTGDLRRRMADLLDAAQRTYPDQRQGVWWQPAHLGGTAPTPEEAAALDAAARPRRA, from the coding sequence ATGGCCGAGATCGTGTACCCACCGGTCCTGTGGACCGCGCTGACCGCCTTCAAGCTGCTCGACATCAGGTTCCGGATGGAGGGCACGGAGCGGATTCCGCGGAGCGGCGGCGCGGTCCTGGTGAGCAACCACGTCAGCTACCTCGACTTCATCTTCGCCGGCTTCGCCGCCCACCCGGCCGGGCGGCTGGTCCGGTTCATGGCGAAGAAGGAGGTCTTCGACCACCCCGTGTCGGGCCCGCTGATGCGCGGCATGCACCACATCCCGGTGGACCGGTCGGCCGGGGCGGGCGCCTACGACGCCGCCGTACAGGCGCTCAAGGACGGCGAGATCGTCGGCAACTTCGCCGAGGCGACGATCAGCAGGTCGTTCACCATCAAGGAGATCAAGAGCGGCCCGATCCGGATGGCCGCCGAGGCCGGGGTGCCCGTGATCCCGGTCGCCCTGTGGGGCGGCCAGCGGCTGTGGACCAAGGGCCGGCCCCGCAGGCTGCTGCAGCGGCATGTCCCGATCACGATCCTGGTCGGCGAGCCCGTGCTTCCCGGCGTGGGCGACGACATCGCCGCGCTCACCGGCGACCTGCGGCGGCGGATGGCGGACCTGCTCGACGCGGCCCAGCGGACCTACCCCGACCAGCGGCAAGGCGTGTGGTGGCAGCCGGCCCACCTGGGCGGCACGGCGCCCACCCCGGAGGAGGCCGCCGCGCTCGACGCCGCCGCCCGGCCCCGCCGCGCGTAG
- a CDS encoding esterase/lipase family protein: MRRIVGPLLGILALLGFLAPTAPAQAATHNPVVFVHGYTGNSTNFATLQAYLVANGWSASRLYGYNYNWAGSNVVSAQGLAALVNQIKASTGASQVDIVNHSMGGLVTRYYLQKLGGAANVGHVASLAGANHGTTYAAACTIYVSCIEMLPGSAYITSLSGDETPGSAKYGTWVSPCDGIIIPYTSTRLSGADNHTLACVDHLSILSNIQAMSGIRDLLNS; this comes from the coding sequence ATGCGTAGGATCGTCGGCCCCCTCCTCGGCATCCTGGCCCTGCTCGGCTTCCTCGCCCCCACTGCCCCCGCGCAGGCGGCCACGCACAACCCCGTCGTATTCGTCCACGGCTACACCGGAAACAGCACCAACTTCGCCACCCTGCAGGCGTACCTGGTGGCCAACGGCTGGTCCGCCAGCCGGCTGTACGGCTACAACTACAACTGGGCCGGCTCGAACGTGGTCAGCGCCCAGGGCCTGGCCGCCCTCGTCAACCAGATCAAGGCGAGCACGGGCGCGTCCCAGGTCGACATCGTCAACCACTCGATGGGCGGCCTGGTGACGCGGTACTACCTGCAGAAGCTCGGCGGCGCCGCCAACGTCGGCCACGTCGCCTCGCTGGCCGGCGCCAACCACGGCACGACGTACGCCGCCGCCTGCACCATCTATGTCTCGTGCATCGAGATGCTGCCCGGCTCGGCGTACATCACCTCGCTGAGCGGCGACGAGACGCCCGGGTCGGCGAAATACGGCACCTGGGTGTCGCCCTGCGACGGCATCATCATCCCCTACACCAGCACCCGGCTGTCCGGGGCGGACAACCACACCCTCGCCTGTGTCGACCACCTGTCGATCCTGAGCAACATCCAGGCGATGTCCGGCATCCGCGATCTGCTCAACAGCTGA
- a CDS encoding PPOX class F420-dependent oxidoreductase → MERMTEAEWREFAMSGTRTGKLAVTRADGRPHVTPIWFALDGDDVVFTTHESGVKAGALRRDPRAAMCVDDQAPPYSYVLIEGETTLSDDLAEVRHWATVLGGRYMGQERAEEYGRRNGVPGELLVRLRVGKVIAFKDVAG, encoded by the coding sequence ATGGAGAGGATGACCGAGGCGGAGTGGCGCGAGTTCGCGATGAGCGGCACCAGGACCGGGAAGCTCGCCGTCACCCGGGCGGACGGGCGGCCGCACGTGACGCCGATCTGGTTCGCCCTCGACGGGGACGACGTGGTGTTCACCACCCACGAGAGCGGGGTGAAGGCCGGCGCGCTGCGCCGCGATCCCCGGGCGGCCATGTGCGTCGACGACCAGGCCCCGCCGTACTCGTACGTGCTGATCGAGGGGGAGACGACCCTGTCGGACGACCTCGCCGAGGTGCGCCACTGGGCGACGGTGCTCGGCGGCCGTTACATGGGCCAGGAGCGGGCCGAGGAGTACGGCAGGCGCAACGGCGTGCCGGGAGAGCTCCTCGTGCGGCTGCGCGTCGGCAAGGTCATCGCGTTCAAGGACGTCGCCGGCTGA
- a CDS encoding DUF6789 family protein yields MIRRLVRGAAAGALSTLAMSGVMLAGQKSGLMPGQPPKHIVRAALPGHRHRPKPGERVLGAAAHLGFGATCGAAFALLTRGRGAGVPLGVGYALLIWLGAYEGWVPALNILPPASRDPARGRPVVMAAAHVAYGATLALVVRAMADGRHDA; encoded by the coding sequence TTGATCCGCCGACTCGTACGCGGCGCCGCCGCCGGAGCGCTGTCCACCCTCGCGATGAGCGGGGTGATGCTCGCCGGGCAGAAGAGCGGCCTCATGCCGGGCCAGCCGCCCAAGCACATCGTGAGGGCCGCTCTGCCGGGCCACCGGCACCGGCCCAAGCCCGGCGAACGCGTGCTCGGCGCCGCCGCGCACCTGGGATTCGGCGCCACCTGCGGCGCGGCGTTCGCGCTGCTCACCCGCGGGCGCGGGGCCGGCGTTCCCCTCGGGGTGGGCTACGCCCTGCTGATCTGGCTCGGCGCCTACGAGGGCTGGGTGCCCGCGCTGAACATCCTGCCGCCCGCCTCGCGCGACCCCGCGCGCGGACGCCCGGTCGTCATGGCCGCGGCGCATGTGGCGTACGGCGCCACGCTGGCGCTCGTGGTGCGTGCCATGGCGGACGGACGACACGACGCATAG
- a CDS encoding M4 family metallopeptidase, whose product MRRTALLAAAAALAVTGVVAPATAAAAKPTPGSETAVRSLADDPAQRAAAAADQAVASGLDDLRVSPNETYRRTAVTPGGGMFYVTYERTYKGLPIVGGDAVVVTDSNGRVRDTESASGALPLGVPTSPTVSAEAATETAKTVLSRVDDTAAPRLVVLAWGEKPRLTWEAVVSGIAGGRPSIQHVFVDAVSGEIADSYDQVKAGTGNGYYYGTVTINTSGSGSSYSMTDSTRSGIRCGGQNGSAYTGSDDSWGNGSGTNLETACVDALYSVQREWDMLRDWLGRNGINGSGGGFPARVGLNDVNAYWNGSYTNFGHSQDNARQATPIDVVAHEFGHAIFQTTAGGAGSGNENGGLNEATGDIFGSLTEAYANNPNDPPDYQVGEKVNLVGSGPIRYMYNPSLAGDPNCYSSSIPSTEVHAAAGPLNHWFYLLAEGSSPGGGKPNSPICSGGPSSVTGVGIQKAGKIYMGALQRKTSTWKYVNVRTASLAAAVELYGASSAECAATKAAWNAVGVPAQSGEASCTSSGGDFSLSLSPTSGSVTPGQSATATVATSTTSGSAQTVSFSASGLPSGATASFSPSSVSSGGSSTLTIATSASTPSGTYTVTVTGSGSSGSHTASYTLTVSGTSGGRTFTNGTNYTINDLTTINSPITSTATGAAISPVQLSITISHTCAEDLRIRLRGPSGTYYTVKSSGGSSCTSFGTRTYSVPVTQTAAGTWTLEIRDQYYLDTGYLDSWSITL is encoded by the coding sequence ATGAGGCGCACAGCACTGCTCGCGGCCGCCGCCGCGCTGGCCGTGACCGGTGTGGTGGCACCCGCCACCGCCGCTGCCGCCAAGCCCACGCCCGGCAGCGAGACCGCGGTCAGGTCCCTCGCCGACGACCCCGCGCAGCGGGCCGCGGCCGCCGCGGACCAGGCCGTCGCGAGCGGCCTGGACGACCTGCGCGTGTCCCCGAACGAGACCTACCGGCGCACCGCCGTCACACCGGGCGGCGGCATGTTCTACGTCACCTACGAGCGCACGTACAAGGGCCTGCCCATCGTGGGCGGCGACGCGGTCGTGGTCACCGACTCCAACGGGCGGGTGCGCGACACCGAGTCGGCGTCCGGCGCCCTCCCCCTGGGCGTGCCGACCTCGCCGACGGTCAGCGCCGAGGCCGCCACCGAGACGGCGAAGACCGTGCTGTCCCGCGTCGACGACACCGCGGCCCCGCGCCTGGTCGTCCTGGCCTGGGGCGAGAAGCCGCGGCTGACCTGGGAGGCGGTGGTCTCCGGCATCGCCGGCGGCAGGCCGAGCATCCAGCACGTGTTCGTGGACGCGGTCTCCGGGGAGATCGCCGACTCCTACGACCAGGTGAAGGCCGGCACCGGCAACGGCTACTACTACGGCACGGTCACCATCAACACGAGCGGCTCGGGCAGCTCCTACTCGATGACCGACTCCACGCGCAGCGGCATCCGGTGCGGCGGGCAGAACGGCTCCGCGTACACCGGCTCGGACGACTCCTGGGGCAACGGCAGCGGCACCAACCTGGAGACCGCCTGCGTGGACGCGCTCTACAGCGTGCAGCGCGAGTGGGACATGCTGCGCGACTGGCTCGGCCGCAACGGCATCAACGGCAGCGGCGGTGGCTTCCCCGCCCGCGTGGGCCTGAACGACGTCAACGCCTACTGGAACGGCAGCTACACCAACTTCGGGCACTCGCAGGACAACGCCCGCCAGGCCACGCCGATCGACGTCGTGGCGCACGAGTTCGGCCACGCCATCTTCCAGACGACCGCCGGCGGCGCCGGCTCGGGCAACGAGAACGGCGGCCTGAACGAGGCCACCGGCGACATCTTCGGCTCGCTCACCGAGGCGTACGCCAACAACCCGAACGACCCGCCGGACTACCAGGTGGGCGAGAAGGTCAACCTCGTCGGTTCCGGGCCGATCCGCTACATGTACAACCCGTCCCTCGCCGGCGACCCCAACTGCTACTCCAGCTCGATCCCGAGCACCGAGGTGCACGCCGCGGCCGGCCCGCTGAACCACTGGTTCTACCTGCTCGCCGAGGGCTCCTCGCCCGGCGGCGGCAAGCCGAACAGCCCGATCTGCTCGGGCGGCCCGTCCTCGGTGACCGGCGTCGGCATCCAGAAGGCCGGCAAGATCTACATGGGCGCGCTGCAGCGCAAGACCTCGACCTGGAAGTACGTCAACGTCAGGACCGCCTCGCTGGCGGCGGCGGTCGAGCTGTACGGCGCGAGCAGCGCCGAGTGCGCGGCCACCAAGGCGGCCTGGAACGCGGTCGGCGTGCCGGCGCAGTCGGGCGAGGCGAGCTGCACCTCGTCGGGCGGCGACTTCTCGCTGTCGCTCAGCCCCACCTCGGGCAGCGTGACGCCGGGCCAGTCGGCCACCGCCACGGTCGCGACGTCGACCACCTCGGGTAGCGCGCAGACGGTGAGCTTCAGCGCCTCCGGGCTTCCCTCCGGCGCCACCGCGAGCTTCAGCCCGTCGTCGGTGAGCTCGGGCGGCTCCTCCACCCTGACGATCGCCACCAGCGCGTCCACGCCCTCCGGGACGTACACGGTGACGGTCACCGGAAGCGGCTCGTCCGGCTCGCACACCGCTTCCTACACGCTGACGGTGTCGGGCACCTCCGGCGGGCGTACGTTCACCAACGGCACCAACTACACGATCAACGACCTGACCACGATCAACAGCCCGATCACCTCGACCGCCACGGGAGCGGCGATCTCCCCGGTGCAGCTCAGCATCACGATCTCGCACACCTGCGCCGAGGACCTGCGGATCAGGCTCCGGGGCCCGAGCGGCACCTACTACACGGTCAAGTCCAGCGGCGGATCGAGCTGCACCTCCTTCGGCACCAGGACCTACTCCGTCCCGGTCACCCAGACGGCGGCGGGCACCTGGACGCTTGAGATCCGCGACCAGTACTACCTCGACACCGGCTACCTCGACTCGTGGAGCATCACGCTCTGA
- a CDS encoding alpha/beta hydrolase produces MSVQVRNNVGVTGRADGRPMVFAHGFGCDQNMWRLVAPAFEDDHRVVLFDYVGSGDSDLSAYSPERYSSLQGYAQDVLDVCAELDLTGAVFVGHSVSAMIGALAAIREPARFGALVMVGPSPCYIDDEGYTGGFSAADIEELLESLDSNYLGWSSAMAPVIMGNPERPELGAELTNSFCRTDPDIAKRFATVTFLCGPPETWSARSGDPAASSACCPRSG; encoded by the coding sequence ATGAGCGTGCAGGTGCGCAACAACGTGGGAGTCACCGGCCGGGCGGACGGCCGCCCCATGGTCTTCGCCCACGGGTTCGGATGCGACCAGAACATGTGGCGGCTGGTCGCGCCCGCGTTCGAGGACGACCACCGGGTCGTCCTGTTCGACTACGTGGGCTCCGGCGACTCCGACCTGTCGGCCTACTCGCCCGAGCGCTACTCCTCGCTCCAGGGGTACGCGCAGGACGTCCTGGACGTCTGCGCCGAGCTCGACCTGACCGGCGCGGTCTTCGTGGGCCATTCGGTGAGCGCGATGATCGGCGCGCTGGCGGCCATCAGGGAGCCGGCGCGCTTCGGGGCGCTGGTGATGGTCGGGCCGTCGCCTTGCTACATCGACGACGAGGGCTACACCGGCGGCTTCAGCGCGGCCGACATCGAGGAACTGCTGGAGTCTCTCGACAGCAACTACCTCGGCTGGTCCAGCGCCATGGCCCCGGTGATCATGGGCAATCCGGAGCGCCCCGAGCTGGGGGCCGAGCTGACCAACAGCTTCTGCCGCACCGATCCGGACATCGCCAAGCGGTTCGCGACGGTGACGTTCCTGTGCGGGCCGCCGGAGACATGGTCGGCGAGATCGGGCGACCCGGCAGCGTCCTCGGCCTGCTGCCCAAGATCAGGCTGA
- a CDS encoding MBL fold metallo-hydrolase, protein MARLLDYSVYVAPSKFVVSDDLPPGEARRMWSPTASTLIYGANDAVLVDPLMTIDESRALADWVAATGKNVTTVFVTHAHGDHFFGAPALLERFPEATLVATPAVAAQMGAQWGPRWFDGFWDPRFPGQISDRRVVARPLTGDIELEGERLHAIELGHTDTDATSALHVPSIGLVVAGDAVYGDVHLYMAESKGDGTRQWLDALDTIESLRPSAVVSGHKRDGDPDSPGDIARTRRYIEDFAAAADKAGDHADLYEAVVALYPDRINRGVLWNSARAVTS, encoded by the coding sequence ATGGCACGCCTGCTGGACTACTCCGTGTATGTCGCACCGTCGAAGTTCGTGGTCTCCGACGACCTGCCCCCCGGCGAGGCGCGGCGGATGTGGTCGCCGACCGCGTCGACCCTCATCTACGGCGCGAACGACGCGGTCCTGGTGGACCCGCTCATGACCATCGACGAATCACGTGCCCTGGCCGACTGGGTGGCGGCCACCGGCAAGAACGTGACCACCGTCTTCGTCACGCACGCCCACGGCGACCACTTCTTCGGTGCCCCCGCGCTCCTCGAGCGCTTCCCGGAGGCCACGCTCGTCGCCACGCCGGCCGTGGCGGCGCAGATGGGCGCCCAATGGGGGCCGCGCTGGTTCGACGGGTTCTGGGACCCGCGCTTCCCCGGCCAGATCTCGGATCGGCGCGTGGTCGCGCGACCGCTGACCGGCGACATCGAGCTGGAAGGGGAGCGGCTCCACGCGATCGAGCTGGGACACACCGACACCGACGCCACCAGCGCACTGCACGTCCCGTCCATCGGGCTGGTCGTGGCGGGCGACGCCGTGTACGGAGACGTCCACCTCTACATGGCCGAGTCGAAGGGCGACGGCACGCGGCAGTGGCTCGACGCACTGGACACCATCGAGAGCCTCCGGCCCAGCGCCGTCGTCTCCGGCCACAAGCGCGACGGCGATCCCGACAGCCCCGGCGACATCGCCAGGACCCGCCGCTACATCGAGGACTTCGCTGCCGCGGCGGACAAGGCCGGAGACCACGCCGACCTGTACGAGGCCGTCGTCGCCCTCTATCCCGACCGGATCAACCGCGGGGTGCTGTGGAACTCCGCGAGGGCCGTCACGTCCTGA